DNA from Paraburkholderia largidicola:
CCGAGCGCGTCGCGCAGGACATCGGCAACGTGCTCGAACGCAATCGCGCGAACGGGCGGCGCGTGGCGCCCGTCGTGTTGACGCGGGCGAACGATGAAGCATCGATTGCGCAACTCTCCGCCGAGATCGACGCGCACACGGCATGGCGTGCCGCGCATGTGGACGCAGCGCACGCCGACGAGTTGCGCAAGCGCTTTCACGTGCGCAGTCTGCTGACGCGCCGCGTGGCCGAACTCATCGATACCTTGCCTGCCGACGCGCGCACGGCATCGGTTGCCGAGCTGTATGCGTGCATCGCGAAGCAGATAGGCGGTTCGGGATGACGCCAGCGTAGCGACACATCATCCCGCACAACGACAAACCAGGATGGAAGGAGACGCGGATGAAACAACTTCGTTTTTTGATGACGACGCTGGTAGCGGCTGTCGCGTGCACATTCGCCGCGTTGCCCGCCGCGCAGGCCGACGACACGATCACGCTGAAGATGGCGCATCAATGGCCTGATGATCCGAACGACTACGTCGTGCAGACAGGCAAGAAGTTTGCGCAGGAAGTGATGCAGCGCTCGGGTGGCAAGATCCATATCGACATCTTTCCCGCCGAGTCGCTGGTGAAGGCGCTCAACATGCATACGGCGCTACGCAGCGGCAGTGTCGATCTGGCGATCTACCCGTACATCTACGCAGCGGGTGCGGTGTCGCAGATGAACCTGATCCTGTTGCCCGGCCTCTGGAAGACACCCGACGACGTCTATCGCTTCCGTACCTCGGCGCCGTGGCGAGAACTCGAAACGAAGCTCGAAGCGTACGGCTTCAAGACCTTGTGCTGGATACAGATATCGGGCGGCATGGCATCGAAGGGAAAACCCGTCAACATACCCGCCGATCTCGAGAAAACCAAGGTACGCGGCGCGGGCAAGATGATGGAAGCGGCGTTGCAGAGCGCGGGCGCGAGCACGGTATCGATGGCGTCGTCGGAAACCTATAACGCGATGCAACTCGGTCTGCTCGACGGGTTGTGGACCTCGTCGGGCACCTTCGGCTCGTACCGTCTCTACGAAGTGGCCAAGTACTACGACTCGCCCGAGCAGTACAGCATCTACTACACGATCGAGCCGATCGCGATCAGCATGAAGACCTGGAACAAGCTGACGCCGGCGCAACAGAAGATCATGACGGACGTCGGGCAAAGCCTCGAACAAAGTGCGTTCGAAGGCGCGAAGGCCGACGACCGCCGCGTCGCGCAACTCTTTGCCAGCCATGGCGTGCAAATCCACAAGATGACGCTCGACGAATGGACGCAGTGGCAGAAGCTGTTCCAGCAGGTCAGCTTCACGAAGTTCCGCAACGAAGTGCCAGACGGCGCGCGGCTGCTCGATCAGAGCGTCGCGCTCTACAAGTAGGAGAACGGCATGCGCGGGCCGCTCGATCGTGTGGTGCATCTGCTCGATGTCTTTTTCAAGGGCGTCGCGCTGTCGGCGGGCGTCGCGGCGATCGCGACAGTCGCGGTGATTTCGTACGGCGTGCTGGCCCGCGAGGCATTGCATCTGTCAGATGTGTGGGTGACGGAGGTCACGACCTATCTGATGGCGT
Protein-coding regions in this window:
- a CDS encoding TRAP transporter substrate-binding protein, coding for MKQLRFLMTTLVAAVACTFAALPAAQADDTITLKMAHQWPDDPNDYVVQTGKKFAQEVMQRSGGKIHIDIFPAESLVKALNMHTALRSGSVDLAIYPYIYAAGAVSQMNLILLPGLWKTPDDVYRFRTSAPWRELETKLEAYGFKTLCWIQISGGMASKGKPVNIPADLEKTKVRGAGKMMEAALQSAGASTVSMASSETYNAMQLGLLDGLWTSSGTFGSYRLYEVAKYYDSPEQYSIYYTIEPIAISMKTWNKLTPAQQKIMTDVGQSLEQSAFEGAKADDRRVAQLFASHGVQIHKMTLDEWTQWQKLFQQVSFTKFRNEVPDGARLLDQSVALYK